GCTCGCGTGGCGCTGCGCGGCGGACACGTTCATCCCGTGCTCGCGCAGCCGCCGCAGCCGCTCGGCCCACTGCGCGTCGTCCGTGGTCAGCATGCCGCCCTCGCCGGTGGTGATCACCTTGCGGGGATGGAAGGACCAGGCGGCGAGCAGGGCGCCGTGACCGACGGACTTGCCGCCGACCGTCGCGCCGATGCCGCAGGCGGCGTCCTCCACCAGGGCGACGTCCCAGTCGGCGCACGCCGCGCGCAGCGCGTGCACGTCCGCGGGCACCCCGCCCTGGTGGACGGCGAGCACCGCTTTCGTACGGGGCGTGCGGACCGCGTCCACGGTGGCCGGGGTGAGGTTGCCGGTGGCCTCCTCGACGTCCGCGAACACCGGTTGCGCGCCCACGTAGCGGACCGCGTTGGCCGTGGCGATGAAGGACAGGGAGGGGACGATCACCTCGTCGCCCGGGCCCAGGTCCAGCGCGATGAGGGCCAGGTGCAGGGCGGTGGTGCACGAACTCACCGCGATGGCGTGCTCGGCGCCCACGCGCTCCGCGAAGGCACGCTCGAACGCGGCGACCCGCGGGCCCTGCGCCACCCAGCCGGAGAGCACCGCGTCGGCGGCGGCCTTCGCCTCCTCCTCGCCCAGCCACGGCACCATGACCGGGACGCGGGCGGGCGGTACGGGATCCTGCGCGCTCATCGGCCGGCCTCTGCGGCCGCGGTGTCCGCTGCTGCCGCCGCCGATGCCGCCGCGGCGTCGGCGGCGCGCTCGGTCCGCCACCAGTCCACCAGGTCCCGCAGCCCGCTGCGCAGGTCGAT
Above is a genomic segment from Streptomyces sp. NBC_01233 containing:
- a CDS encoding DegT/DnrJ/EryC1/StrS family aminotransferase, coding for MSAQDPVPPARVPVMVPWLGEEEAKAAADAVLSGWVAQGPRVAAFERAFAERVGAEHAIAVSSCTTALHLALIALDLGPGDEVIVPSLSFIATANAVRYVGAQPVFADVEEATGNLTPATVDAVRTPRTKAVLAVHQGGVPADVHALRAACADWDVALVEDAACGIGATVGGKSVGHGALLAAWSFHPRKVITTGEGGMLTTDDAQWAERLRRLREHGMNVSAAQRHASSKPIVESYLEVGYNYRMTDIQAAVGLVQLGRLDEIVARRRRLAARYAQLLRGVPGLTPVRDPDHGQGNFQSYWVLLAEDFPIGRDELLAVLSEAGISARRGIMASHLEPAYAGHGASPLPVTERISRDSLILPLFHTMTDDQQDRVVTVLREQAGA